From a region of the Dictyostelium discoideum AX4 chromosome 2 chromosome, whole genome shotgun sequence genome:
- a CDS encoding hypothetical protein (Similar to plasmodium falciparum (Isolate 3D7). Metacaspase-like protein), with product MNSLILKLSKHGAIQPYRKNNIIKLFRAYSTTINSQNNNTKNIINNNNNNINNNNNNINNNKNNISNNNNNNNSKMVINNNNNNNRDFQKSILLMNIKELFKNNIKLAIELLSKYFKQNKFNDQDVEILFQWSLNNRYFTNIDLMNLFLKKFIEVNNLLNIQKVLQACQNSNTKMNLETYIILIRYFTVSEMIPNLKSIINSLNRNEAITEEIAKLYINSLEHNENLTSPSPSSQSSPSSPSPSVSSESSTSPSVSSTSPSVSSVLVAKPKSHVSIYYDLFSAYLSLGEISTAEYYFDLIKPHPDAFFKLMKYYQSSPDGVDYSSKVYKLANSELQYLSKDLFKSGPFLRILSNLPFEKVQKLLKKLYTDQIIYEDLIASILLLYLENNPQWVINVLENFSKIITKPNFYISLVKQLVLNNDIRGIIRVLTEIGEKGHGLNSCHYQYILQCYFEGIEKNKVNNHNEELYFGNENEIENLNKILKHIVNLDPSQGNIMSTLLFYNQSFGSASQFQALVNIFEKQPTKYIDEVTSQVIRSFIQLDNFDLAMLWYITRFEKYGLGLNKSIILSFLNNTNDEMVYSHYKRQHRYYPTKFTIKPTQNESDEITANQMKSIIDQFLKEQEMFKQQHFIKDNNNKLYQDNKKKSTTILEQEEEQQQQQQQQQQVPLENLEINNNNIIKNDGNINNNNNNNNQIIKQITKNVYESNKISTINETNLHLQSLLNMKLKEIENEKNGIGFEFKKKTFNINKSNLSEEEESLTFAISEDNKEKIFSMLKNYLNNNILPQSKLLISSYYKLWKLDVGLYSELIEMSPPFIRILVFNCQFYNDLLNSNPDEAFRLLKQESPLSIPDTLYNTMLEIFIKAKRMDIFIPFCNLMLSTNIDIEPTNLARISKSLIHENSKIGNIGLVVKIYNHFENKLEQLRKLIKKQMIKEYENNDNDNENDNDIDIEDFNFTEDDYENDTQEYYMQFSKRYSAMMSQTTAILMNEVADLGPEMLSDVIIRLNDNLVRRDLDNYSYSAIASIMRAVSLSFPLEQGSPVKLWTSYERHFPNRYKTIFYEQLFYRLHLSNKSYVVNSILRKNENIRKYVNQRLFQAFIDYGHNHNNMELTVLLYSTVFRNLQEINKTPPFKIERRYHTLLINSFEWVMNQCIQTTHGASQLRSLDEHKNNFAFYETILKHLKEGILVADDYVHNKDLSLSDETIKLIPHFVSSILSQHQKLNPSFDPTSIKVPKQIESKDLESFMFDFISKKSKK from the exons ATGAATAGTTTAATTCTTAAACTATCAAAACATGGTGCAATCCAACCATAtcgaaaaaataatataattaaattatttaggGCCTACAGTACAACTATAAATAGTCAAAACAATAACACTAAAAacataattaataataataataataatatcaacaataataataataatatcaacaataataaaaataatattagtaataataataataataataatagtaaaatggtcataaataataataataataataatcgtgattttcaaaaatcaattttattaatgaatattaaagaactatttaaaaataatattaaacttGCTATTGAATT attatcaaaatattttaaacaaaataaatttaatgaccaagatgttgaaattttattccaatggtcattaaataatagatattttacaaatatagatttaatgaatttatttttaaaaaaatttattgaagtaaataatttattaaatattcaaaaagtTTTACAAGCTtgtcaaaattcaaatacaaaaatgaatttagaaacctatataatattaattagaTATTTTACAGTATCAGAAATgataccaaatttaaaatcaataattaattctttaaataggAATGAAGCAATCACTGAAGAAATTGCAAAACTTTATATAAATTCACTTGAacataatgaaaatttaacatctccatcaccatcatcacaatcatcaccatcatcaccatcaccatcagtATCATCAGAgtcatcaacatcaccatcagtatcatcaacatcaccatcaGTATCGTCAGTATTAGTAGCAAAACCAAAATCACATGTATCAATATATTATGATTTATTTTCAGCATATTTAAGTTTAGGTGAAATCTCAACAGCAGAATATTATTTCGATTTGATTAAACCACATCCTGAtgcattttttaaattaatgaaatattatcaaaGTAGTCCAGATGGTGTTGACTATAGTAGTAAAGTATATAAATTGGCAAATTCAGAACTTCAATATTTATCAAAAGATCTTTTTAAATCTGGTCCATTCTTAAGGATTTTATCAAATCTCCCATTTGAAAAGGTTCAAAAATtgttaaagaaattatataCCGATCAAATCATCTATGAAGATTTAATTGCTTCaatcttattattatatttagaGAATAATCCACAATGGGTAATCAATGTATTAGAGAATTTCTCAAAAATCATAACAAAACCTAATTTTTACATTTCATTAGTTAAACaattagttttaaataatgatattcgAGGTATTATTAGAGTATTAACAGAAATTGGTGAAAAAGGTCATGGTTTAAATTCATGtcattatcaatatattTTACAATGTTATTTTGAaggaattgaaaaaaataaagttaataaCCATAATGAAGAGTTATATTTtggtaatgaaaatgaaattgaaaatttaaataaaattttaaaacatattGTTAATTTAGATCCAAGTCAAGGTAATATTATGTcgacattattattttataatcaaaGCTTTGGTAGTGCCAGTCAATTTCAAGCATTAGTgaatatatttgaaaaacaaCCAACTAAATATATCGATGAAGTTACATCCCAAGTTATTAGAAGTTTCATTCAATTGGATAATTTCGATTTAGCAATGTTATGGTATATTACAAGATTTGAAAAGTATGGTTTaggtttaaataaatcaattatattatcatttttaaataatacaaatgatGAAATGGTATATTCACATTACAAAAGACAACATAGATATTATCCAactaaatttacaattaaaccAACTCAAAATGAATCTGATGAAATAACTgcaaatcaaatgaaatcaatcattgatcaatttttaaaagaacaagaaatgtttaaacaacaacattttattaaagataataataataaattatatcaagataataaaaagaaatcaacaacaatattagaacaagaagaagaacaacaacaacaacaacaacaacaacaacaagtacCTTTagaaaatttagaaataaataataataatattattaaaaatgatggaaacattaataataataataataataataatcaaataattaaacaaattacaAAGAATGTTtatgaatcaaataaaatatcaacaattaatgaaactaatttacatttacaaagtttattaaatatgaaattaaaagaaattgaaaatgaaaagaatggtattggttttgaatttaaaaagaaaacatttaatattaataaatccaATTTATCAGAGGAGGAAGAGTCATTAACATTTGCAATTTCAgaagataataaagaaaagatattttcaatgttaaagaattatttaaataataatattttaccaCAAAGTAAATTATTGATATCAAGTTATTATAAACTTTGGAAATTAGATGTTGGCTTGTATagtgaattaattgaaatgtCACCACCATTCATTAGGATATTAGTATTCAATTGTCAATTctataatgatttattaaattcgaATCCAGATGAAGCATTTAGATTACTTAAACAAGAATCACCATTAAGTATACCCGATACACTATACAATACAATGTTggaaattttcattaaagcAAAGAGAATGGACATTTTCATACCATTTTGTAATCTAATGTTATCAacaaatattgatattgaacCAACCAATTTAGCAAGAATTAgtaaatcattaattcatGAAAATTCCAAAATTGGTAATATAGGTTTAGTTGTAAAGATATATAAccattttgaaaataaacttGAACAATTAAGAaagttaattaaaaaacaaatgattaaagaatatgaaaataatgataatgataatgaaaatgataatgatattgatatagaagattttaattttactgaAGATGATTATGAAAATGATACTCAAGAATATTATATGCAATTTAGTAAAAGATATAGTGCAATGATGTCTCAAACAACTGCaattttaatgaatgaaGTAGCTGATTTGGGTCCTGAAATGTTGAGTGATGTAATTATTagattaaatgataatttggTGAGAAGAGATCTTGATAACTATAGTTATAGTGCAATTGCTTCAATAATGCGTGCAGTTTCACTCTCCTTTCCATTGGAGCAAGGCTCACCTGTGAAACTTTGGACATCTTATGAAAGACATTTCCCAAACAGATATAAAACCATTTTCTATGAACAATTATTCTATCGTTTACATTTATCAAACAAATCTTATGTGGTCAATTCAATACTCAGAAAGAATGAGAATATTCGTAAATATGTCAATCAAAGATTATTCCAAGCATTTATAGATTACGGTCATAACCATAATAATATGGAGTTGACGGTATTACTATATTCAACAGTGTTTAGAAATCttcaagaaattaataaaactccTCCTTTTAAAATCGAAAGAAGATATCatacattattaataaactcTTTCGAATGGGTAATGAATCAATGTATTCAAACCACTCATGGGGCCAGTCAATTAAGATCTCTAGATGaacataaaaataattttgctTTCTAtgaaactattttaaaacatcTAAAAGAAGGTATATTGGTCGCTGATGATTATGTACATAATAAAGATTTGTCTTTATCCGATGAAACCATTAAGTTAATACCTCATTTCgtttcttcaattttatctcaacatcaaaaattaaatccatCTTTTGATCCAACCTCAATTAAAGTTccaaaacaaattgaatcTAAAGATTTAGAAAGTTTTatgtttgattttatttccaaaaagtcaaaaaaataa